A genomic region of Ornithorhynchus anatinus isolate Pmale09 chromosome 7, mOrnAna1.pri.v4, whole genome shotgun sequence contains the following coding sequences:
- the ATG4B gene encoding cysteine protease ATG4B isoform X1, with amino-acid sequence MDAATLTYDTLRFAEFEDFPETTEPVWILGRKYTIFTEKEDILSDVTSRLWFTYRKNFPAIGGTGPTSDTGWGCMLRCGQMIFAQALLCRHLGRDWRWKKGRRQTDNYFNVLNAFIDKKDSYYSIHQIAQMGVGEGKSIGQWYGPNTVAQVLKKLAAFDTWSSLAVHIAMDNTVVIEEIRRLCKPNFPAGASAFPTDSEFLLNGFPSGAEVTNRPTQWKPLVLLIPLRLGLTEINEAYIETLKHCFMMPQSLGVIGGKPNSAHYFIGYVGGELIYLDPHTTQPAVEISGSCFIPDESFHCQHPPCRMNIVELDPSIAVGFFCKTEEDFNDWCQQVKKLSLIRGALPMFELVEHQPSHFSSPDVLNLSLDSSDAERLERFFDSEDEDFEILTL; translated from the exons ATGGACGCGG CTACTTTAACCTATGATACACTCAGATTTGCTGAGTTCGAAGATTTTCCTGAGACCACTGAACCTGTTTGGATCCTGGGTAGAAAATACACTATTTTCACAG AAAAAGAAGATATCTTATCAGATGTGACTTCGCGGCTTTGGTTCACGTACAGGAAGAATTTTCCAGCCATTG GAGGAACTGGCCCCACCTCTGACACAGGCTGGGGCTGCATGTTACGGTGTGGACAGATGATATTCGCCCAAGCCTTGCTCTGCAGACATTTAGGCAGAG ATTGGAGATGGaaaaaagggaggagacagacagacaactaTTTCAACGTTCTCAACGCCTTCATTGACAAGAAGGACAGCTACTACTCCATCCACCAAATAG CTCAAATGGGTGTTGGAGAAGGAAAATCAATAGGCCAGTGGTATGGACCAAACACAGTTGCCCAAGTACTCAA GAAACTTGCTGCTTTTGATACATGGAGTTCATTGGCAGTTCATATAGCTATGGACAACACAGTAGTGATCGAAGAAATTA GAAGGTTATGCAAGCCCAACTTCCCTGCAGGTGCCTCTGCATTTCCTACAGACTCAGAATTCCTGTTGAATGGGTTCCCTTCAGGAGCTGAGGTCACTAACAGACCGACACAGTGGAAGCCATTGGTCCTGCTGATACCtctccgcctggggctcacagaaatCAATGAAGCTTACATCGAAACGTTGAAG CACTGTTTTATGATGCCCCAGTCCCTGGGAGTGATTGGCGGGAAACCCAACAGTGCTCACTACTTCATTGGATATGTCG GCGGGGAGCTGATTTACCTGGATCCCCACACTACCCAACCTGCAGTGGAGATCAGTGGCAGCTGTTTCATTCCCGACGAGAGTTTCCACTGCCAGCACCCTCCCTGCAGAATGAATATTGTGGAGCTTGACCCATCCATCGCAGTG ggTTTTTTCTGCAAAACTGAAGAAGACTTCAATGACTGGTGCCAGCAAGTCAAGAAG CTGTCTCTGATCCGAGGAGCCCTGCCGATGTTCGAGTTGGTGGAGCATCAgccctcccacttctcctcccctgaTGTTCTCAACCTGTCATTAG ATTCTTCAGATGCTGAGCGACTGGAAAGATTCTTCGATTCAGAAGATGAAGACTTTGAAATTTTGACCCTTTGA
- the ATG4B gene encoding cysteine protease ATG4B isoform X2 yields MDAATLTYDTLRFAEFEDFPETTEPVWILGRKYTIFTEKEDILSDVTSRLWFTYRKNFPAIGGTGPTSDTGWGCMLRCGQMIFAQALLCRHLGRDWRWKKGRRQTDNYFNVLNAFIDKKDSYYSIHQIAQMGVGEGKSIGQWYGPNTVAQVLKKLAAFDTWSSLAVHIAMDNTVVIEEIRAEVTNRPTQWKPLVLLIPLRLGLTEINEAYIETLKHCFMMPQSLGVIGGKPNSAHYFIGYVGGELIYLDPHTTQPAVEISGSCFIPDESFHCQHPPCRMNIVELDPSIAVGFFCKTEEDFNDWCQQVKKLSLIRGALPMFELVEHQPSHFSSPDVLNLSLDSSDAERLERFFDSEDEDFEILTL; encoded by the exons ATGGACGCGG CTACTTTAACCTATGATACACTCAGATTTGCTGAGTTCGAAGATTTTCCTGAGACCACTGAACCTGTTTGGATCCTGGGTAGAAAATACACTATTTTCACAG AAAAAGAAGATATCTTATCAGATGTGACTTCGCGGCTTTGGTTCACGTACAGGAAGAATTTTCCAGCCATTG GAGGAACTGGCCCCACCTCTGACACAGGCTGGGGCTGCATGTTACGGTGTGGACAGATGATATTCGCCCAAGCCTTGCTCTGCAGACATTTAGGCAGAG ATTGGAGATGGaaaaaagggaggagacagacagacaactaTTTCAACGTTCTCAACGCCTTCATTGACAAGAAGGACAGCTACTACTCCATCCACCAAATAG CTCAAATGGGTGTTGGAGAAGGAAAATCAATAGGCCAGTGGTATGGACCAAACACAGTTGCCCAAGTACTCAA GAAACTTGCTGCTTTTGATACATGGAGTTCATTGGCAGTTCATATAGCTATGGACAACACAGTAGTGATCGAAGAAATTA GAGCTGAGGTCACTAACAGACCGACACAGTGGAAGCCATTGGTCCTGCTGATACCtctccgcctggggctcacagaaatCAATGAAGCTTACATCGAAACGTTGAAG CACTGTTTTATGATGCCCCAGTCCCTGGGAGTGATTGGCGGGAAACCCAACAGTGCTCACTACTTCATTGGATATGTCG GCGGGGAGCTGATTTACCTGGATCCCCACACTACCCAACCTGCAGTGGAGATCAGTGGCAGCTGTTTCATTCCCGACGAGAGTTTCCACTGCCAGCACCCTCCCTGCAGAATGAATATTGTGGAGCTTGACCCATCCATCGCAGTG ggTTTTTTCTGCAAAACTGAAGAAGACTTCAATGACTGGTGCCAGCAAGTCAAGAAG CTGTCTCTGATCCGAGGAGCCCTGCCGATGTTCGAGTTGGTGGAGCATCAgccctcccacttctcctcccctgaTGTTCTCAACCTGTCATTAG ATTCTTCAGATGCTGAGCGACTGGAAAGATTCTTCGATTCAGAAGATGAAGACTTTGAAATTTTGACCCTTTGA